A genomic window from Glycine soja cultivar W05 chromosome 10, ASM419377v2, whole genome shotgun sequence includes:
- the LOC114371682 gene encoding glycine-rich protein 23-like, whose product MGKWGTLLVLFVLVTVHASASARDVPKAGEEEQTLGVPKATAVPHADSPRSNGVGDKKHFLVGGVGGFAGVGGFIGGAGGIGKFGGVGGIGKFGALGGGMGGGIGKVGGGGVGGGMGKFGGIGGGAGIGGFHGLGGGAGIGGFHGIGGGAGLGGFHGIGGGVGGLGGTGGGVGGLGGGGVGGLGGGNGGMRGVGGGNGGLGGLGGGPGSVGSGGGGGLGGGGGGLGGGSGGLGGPVVPGGAGTLGGAGGLGCGVGGAGVFQHCNNP is encoded by the coding sequence atggGAAAATGGGGTACCTTgcttgtgttgtttgtgttagTGACAGTGCATGCAAGTGCAAGTGCACGTGATGTGCCAAAGGCTGGTGAAGAAGAACAAACCCTGGGTGTGCCAAAGGCAACTGCAGTACCACATGCAGATTCCCCAAGAAGCAACGGTGTTGGTGACAAGAAGCACTTTTTGGTTGGTGGGGTTGGTGGATTTGCTGGTGTGGGTGGTTTTATTGGAGGTGCAGGGGGGATAGGGAAGTTTGGTGGAGTTGGTGGCATTGGAAAATTTGGTGCACTTGGTGGTGGGATGGGTGGAGGGATAGGGAaggttggtggtggtggtgttggtGGAGGGATGGGCAAGTTTGGTGGCATTGGTGGTGGTGCAGGGATTGGTGGCTTCCATGGCCTTGGTGGTGGCGCAGGGATTGGTGGATTCCATGGCATTGGTGGTGGTGCAGGACTTGGTGGTTTTCATGGCATTGGGGGTGGTGTAGGTGGATTAGGTGGTActggtggtggtgttggagGTTTAGGTGGTGGTGGAGTTGGAGGGTTAGGTGGTGGAAATGGTGGTATGAGAGGTGTAGGTGGTGGAAATGGTGGTTTGGGAGGTTTAGGTGGTGGGCCTGGTAGTGTAggaagtggtggtggtggtggtttgggtggtggtggtggtggtttggGTGGTGGAAGTGGTGGATTAGGAGGACCGGTGGTGCCGGGTGGTGCGGGGACTTTAGGTGGAGCTGGTGGTTTGGGATGTGGTGTTGGTGGTGCTGGTGTCTTTCAACATTGTAATAATCCTTGA